In a single window of the Heliangelus exortis chromosome 1, bHelExo1.hap1, whole genome shotgun sequence genome:
- the LOC139794676 gene encoding uncharacterized protein has protein sequence MQGLVPDTIVTGVSVWVTVGIYKEHEPWGAHSHQSTSVKQYLPCGTSAVQGTKMSMEKEVHSQAMTRLTILQKRLQSDRLASSLAQPHSGVGPEEAACQPALPPLSRLSHAVRPSGAADTCHKLRPPAAPSADSARDRDTASGAVASSHRQLVRSAPGIHGDRCTATRAENWKPALHSPTAQPTPDPQGCGGTGAAGRVTVPAALGRDAGPGLQGPVVEQHQLRPAVRVNGCTDLRSLWVHHEAGANDLEILKLKMELLEAKERSWPTQLTKAPQQQQNDSLEKSHRQLKEGQEQHVSLTCLNKLPERPVRVCQEKLEVVHTENMEDMMEKLETHVPSQQQAEAPGGIVQTVMEDKPEALTQEEKGEDLGDNELCQGGGTITWESPWETELCQDPYTVTQEGPSWSSSTSTEATDEEACDLQEVSSVSGVVTDIEPEASALSGAPEEEEHYAPLGNAQQEEAKAPASPDVTEHKAVEEASKPPTHSPTEDDPEALLDAGQVLVSEVLCQVIAELQGASQQPQEQVDLAKSREEAAEASPPATPQDTELALVAEPQEEASTVALAPAEHEDGPNIAACMSADSQEQASTATGSLELHEDEVASPSPQTPPSHPSAPLIAPDDEGDVEAPPWPEDQGHQVSSDTIGDLQSSPSLQDQSEDDPGITPLPHTPALLRKPSRFRRVLRALRRAF, from the exons atgcAGGGCTTGGTGCCTGACACCATTGTGACGGGGGTCTCTGTGTGGGTGACTGTGGGCATATATAAGGAGCATGAGCCCTGGGGTGCTCACTCCCATCAGAGCACCTCTGTCAAGCAGTATCTCCCCTGTGGAACATCTGCGGTACAAGGCACAAAGATGTCAATGGAGAAGGAGGTCCACTCACAGGCAATGACAAGACTTACCATCCTGCAAAAAAGGCTCCAG TCGGACAGACTGGCGAGCAGTctggcacagccccacagcGGTGTGGGACCAGAAGAGGCTGCCTGTcagccagccctgcctcctctctccaggCTCTCTCACGCAGTTCggccctcaggagctgctgacaCGTGCCACAAGCTGCgtcctccagcagcaccttctGCAGATtctgccagggacagggacacggCCAGTGGTGCCGTAGCCAGCAGCCACCGACAGCTTGTCCGATCTGCTCCAGGCATCCATGGTGACCGGTGTACAGCCACCAGGGCAGAGAACTGGAAGcctgccctgcacagccccacagctcagCCCACACCCGATCCCCAGGGATGTGGGGgcactggtgctgctggcagggttACTGTGCCAGCTGCCCTGGGAAGAGATGCAGGACCAGGGCTCCAGGGACCAGTGGTGGAGCAGCACCAACTACGGCCTGCAGTGCGTGTCAATGGCTGCACTGATCTCAGATCGCTGTGGGTGCACCATGAGGCTGGTGCAAATGATCTGGAAATCCTGAAGCTCAAGATGGAGCTTTTGGAGGCTAAAGAGAGGAGCTGGCCAACCCAGCTCACAAaagccccccagcagcagcagaatgacAGCCTGGAGAAAAGTCATCGCCAGCTGAAGGAAGGCCAGGAGCAGCATGTTTCCCTGACATGTTTGAACAAGCTCCCTGAAAGACCCGTGAGG gtCTGCCAGGAGAAGCTAGAAGTGGTACACACTGAAAACATGGAGGACATGATGGAGAAGCTGGAGACCCAtgtccccagccagcagcaagcagaggcACCAGGGGGCATAGTCCAGACAGTGATGGAGGACAAACCAGAGGCCTTGAcccaggaggagaagggggaagacCTCGGGGACAACGAGCTGTGCCAAGGGGGTGGGACCATAACTTGGGAAAGCCCCTGGGAGACAGAGCTCTGCCAGGACCCCTACACTGTCACTCAGGAGGGACCCAGCTGGTCCAGCAGCACAAGCACAGAGGCCACAGACGAGGAAGCTTGTGACCTGCAAGAGGTGTCTTCTGTCTCAGGGGTGGTCACAGACATTGAGCCAGAAGCATCTGCCCTGTCTGGAGCTCCCGAGGAAGAGGAGCACTATGCACCCCTTGGTAATGCTCAACAGGAGGAGGCAAAGGCACCAGCTTCTCCTGATGTGACTGAGCACAAGGCAGTGGAGGAAGCAAGCAAGCCACCAACACACAGCCCCACAGAAGATGACCCGGAGGCTCTGCTAGATGCTGGCCAGGTCCTTGTCAGTGAGGTCCTGTGCCAGGTCATAGCTGAGCTCCAGGGGGCCAGCCAGCAGCCACAGGAGCAGGTGGACCTAGCAAaaagcagggaggaagcagcagaagcaagtCCACCTGCAACACCTCAGGACACTGAGTTGGCCTTGGTGGCAGAGCCTCAGGAGGAGGCCAGCACAGTCGCACTGGCCCCAGCAGAACATGAGGATGGACCAAACATAGCTGCTTGCATGTCTGCAGACAGTCAAGAACaggccagcacagccacagggTCCCTGGAACTGCATGAGGATGAGGTGgcttctccatctcctcagACCCCTCCTTCACACCCCAGTGCACCCCTCATTGCCCCAGATGATGAAGGAGATGTAGAGGCTCCTCCTTGGCCTGAGGACCAGGGGCACCAG GTGAGCTCTGACACCATAGGAGACTTGCAGTCCTCCCCCAGCCTCCAGGACCAGTCTGAGGATGACCCAG GCATCACACCACTCCCACATACCCCGGCTCTACTAAGAAAGCCCTCTCGCTTCAGGAGGGTGCTCAGAGCTCTGCGCAGGGCTTTCTAG